ACTGAGAGAGTCGTTTGGGTTGAGTTTAGAGGTAAGTAGTCAGTACTTGATGATTCTCGCATTAGCGTTCACACTCACGTCACCTGTGGCGGGTTTCTTAAGTGATAACGTATTAGTTCGCAGGAAGCCGGTAATAATTTTAGCTACGCTGACTTCTACAGTTTCGTGGGTATTAATGCTCTACGCTACTTAAGCGTCTAGTAGCGAGGCTTTACGCGCTTCGCTAGTTTTGTTAGGTGTTGCTTCAGGACTCCACATAGTAGCACTTCCTATGGCTAAAGAAGGCTATGACGCAAAATACTCCGCAACCTCGGTAGCTTTGTTTAACGTGATACTCTTCTCGACAACAGCAGTAATCCAGACTATATCAACTCTGTTAGACCCGCGTTGCTCAATAAGAATATAATGTAATAATAGCAGTAGCCAGCGCAACGCTAGTAACTATGTTTGCACGTGAGACGCTGAAGAGAGAGTAGTTATCGGGACTAAGCATGGATACTTAATGAGAAGAGTTTATGGTAGTTAAGTATGGAATCTCTACTTGTGCTAGGCCTAAGCTAGTTGCTTCCCCAGCTACTCAGTGGGGCCGCGGGGATTTGAACCCCGGACCACGGGGACCCGAACCCCGCATTCTACCAAGCTAAACTACGGCCCCGAACAATAAGAAGGTTAGGGAATATAAAAACTAAAACATAGCGTGGGTTAGGGGAAGAGTTCTCACGTTACTTAGGTAGAGTTATTTTTTGTGGGCTAGACCTACAAGGTCTGCAATTCTTGTGTAACCTAACTCACTAACCCATTCTCTTAACCCCTTCAAAACTGAATCTATTATTTCTTTAGGTTTTGTTGAGAGTGCTGAGCCTATTTGAAGTGCTTTAGCTCCAGCTAGTATGAACTCTGCGGCTGAGACCCAGTCTACTATTCCGCCAACCCCTACGATGTCTGGCTCGTATTCTTTATAGACGTCGTAGACTACCTTGACAGCTACTGGATGTATCGGGGGACCTGACATTCCTCCGAAGACGTTACTGAGTACAGGTTTTGCTGAGTATACGTCTATTACCATCGCCTTGATGGTGTTGATTAGAGTTAATGCCCTAGCACCTCCCTCAAGCGCCTTACCGGACGACTTAACGTAGTTGTCGCTCAGACCTAGCTTAGCTATTACTGGAACACTACTTAAGGAGCTTACAGCTTTAACGACTTCGTAAACATTTGTCGGGTCACTCCCGATATCGAGTCCGTAACCCTTCGTGTGAGGGCATCCGAGGTTCAACTCAAGCATGTCCGCGCCTGAATCAAGAGCTACTGTAGAGACTTTAATGAATTCCTCTAGACTTGAGCCGCCGACACTGACTATAGTCACTAGATTTAACTCCTTGCCTTTCTTCACTACCTGAGGTAGTAACTCGATACCTGGGTTAGCTAAGCCCACTGCATTTATGTATCCGCAGTTCTTCAGCTTAAGTATTATTGGCGGCCCATAGCCTCCTCTCGGTTTCTCAGTAAATGTCTTAGTTACTACGGCTGCTAAGCCGTAGCTGGCTAACCTAACTATGTGTTCTGGAGTAGCTCCTAGAATACCGCTAGCGTTCATTAGGACGTGCTTAAGCCTCACTCCAGCTAAGGTAGTGCTTAAGTCTACATTATGACTTGAGATACTGCATCACCTCCTCGCACTTAAATGCTGGTCCGTCAACACACAGTAGTTTATCAGTGTTGGGGAGGACGCAAGACCCGCAGAGTCCTAAACCACACTTAACGATAGTTTCTAAGACTACGTAGGTATTGAGCCCGGAAGTAACCTCACATAAAGACTTAAGCATCCCCTTAGGTCCGACGCCTATGATTAAGTCATACTTATACTTATTAACTAGTTCTCTGGCCAGCTCTGATGCCAGCCCGCAATAACCGACACTACAGTCTTCAGTAGCTATGTGTATATACTCAACACCGCTCATTATGGAGCCTAGGTTGAAGAGCTCACTCCTCTTCTTAACCCCCCAGACAACCTCGAACCTACAACCCCTAGAAGCTAAGTATTTAGTTATGTACGGCGTTGGCGCGACACCCGAGCCGCCCACGACGAGGAGAGTTGAGAATCCTTCAACTATGTTTAGAGGCTTGCCTAGAGGACCTTTAAGACCTAGGTAAGACCCCGGACCAAGTCTGGACAGGGCGTTAGTGCCAGCACCCTTAACTTCATAAATGAATGTTATGGTCTCCCCGTCGTAGTCAGCTACACTCAACGGTATTTCGTCAACGCCTGGCACCCAAACCATGAAGAATTGAGGCGGTTCAGGAGTCTTCAAACTATGGAGAGGCTTAATCTTAATCATCCGGAACCTATTACTCAAGACATTATTTAGATAGACTCTAGCAGGCGTTACTGAGTGTATATGTTCGTGCTGACCCTCATCACCTGAACGCGGAGACCAGACCCTACTCACTGAACCCGCTAATATATCGTATATAACGCTTTATAAGCTCAGTAGAGTTATGAGAGAACGCGATTCTCTCCCCACGTAAGCAATACAATATTTTTAGGTCTGCTTGAGGTATTCATGTCTTGAGAGATGTGGTGAGGCGATGACTTTATCTATTACTAACATCTTCTTGGTCATCTTGAGCGCACTGGCTCCTGTATCAGAAGTTAGGGGGGCTATACCCTTAGCGTACGCCATCTCTCAAGACAGTAGTGTTAGGTGGTTGCTGATCATCTTGGCTGTTTTATGTAACTCTTTAATTCCTTTTGTAGCTCTAGAGATTCTTCGGTTTCTAGAAAACTCATTACTGAATTCTAGTAATAGATTAGTGAAGATAGTTGCTCGCTTATACTCTCGTTTAGTGTGTAAGGCTAGGAGAGAGGGTCTTAAATACTTAGGTAAGTGGGGTTATTTAGGTCTAACAGCATTTGTTGCGGTGCCTTTACCAGTAACGGGAGCTTGGACTGCCTCACTAATTACTCATGTGTTTGGCTTGGATAAGTTGAGAGCGTCACTAGCTATAGTAGTTGGGGTGTTGATAGCTTCTGTCATAGTAGTGTTAGCTATGGAGGGGGTTATAGCCTTAATAAACTTGTTATAGGGTCTCCTAAAGAATTAAAACATTATAAGAATAACTCAGTTAATTAGCTGAGTAAAGTCATGTTCAGTGGGGAGAGATGCCTGTACTGAGGTTAGTGATTGAGGGTATTGTTCAAGGAGTTGGCTTCAGACCCTTCCTTCATAGATTAGGACTGAGGCTAGGCGTGAAAGGTTATTTAAGGAACGTCGGTGGTTCAGAAGTTGAGGTTGTTGTTGAGGGGGATTACGAGACTCTCGCGAGCTTCGTTAAGAAACTAATGAGTGATAAGCCCCCTACAGCGCGTGTTGAGGGCATAGATATTGAGGTCTTGAACGACACAGGTGGCTTCAGAGACTTCACTATACTGAGTAGTGATGTCAAAGCTATAAAGAGGTCTATGATACCCCCGGACTTCGCCATATGTGATGACTGCTTGAGAGAAGTTCTAGACCCTAGTAGTAGGAGGTATAGATACGCGTTTAATTCGTGTGCTTGGTGTGGACCTAGGTTCACGATGATGTATAGAGTACCGTACGATAGAGAAAACACTTCTATGAGCAAGTATAGGTTGTGCGACGAGTGTTCTAGAGAATACAGCAATGTCGAGGATTTGAGGAGGTACCACGCACAAGGCATAAGTTGCCCTGCAGACGGTCCTAGACTCTGGCTAACAGACAATACGGGGGTCTTAATCGAGACTAGAGACCCTATTAAAGAGGCGTCTAAGCTTATTGAAGAAGGTTTTATAGTTGCTGTGAAAGGGATTGGGGGGTACCACGTAGCCTCTCTAGCTACGGATGACGACGTAGTTCTTAAGCTAAGGACAAGGAAGGAGAGACCTACTAAACCTTTCGCTATCATGGGTCTAGACACGCAAGTCTTGAGAGAGATAGTGATAGTTGATGAGAAAGCTGAAGAATTACTTAAGTCGCCTGAGAGACCCATAGTTTTGCTCCCTAAAAAGCAAGACTCACGAGTTTCTAAGCACGTCTCGCCGAACATGGACGTTGAGGGCGTATTCATAGCTTATACAGCGCTACACTACCTACTACTACTTGACACACGCGACAAATTCCTCATAATGACTAGCGGCAACCCTAAAGGACAACCTATGTGTGTTAGTGAGGAATGCGTCTACGGCAAACTCAATAAAATAGTTGATTACGTGTTAACACACGATAGAGAAATAGTTAACAGAGCAGATGACTCAGTAGTGAGATTCACTAACGGGAAGCCAGTACTGCTCAGGAGAGGTAGGGGGTATGCTCCCACCTGGATTAAGATAGGGCGCAAACTACCTAAGAATGTGATCGCTTTCGGGGCTGAGCTACAGTCTGCTGGCGCTGTAGGTTTTGAGGATAAGGTGGTATTAACCCAGTATATAGGTGATGCTGACGACCTTGATACTCTCGAGGATCTCTCGAAATACCTAAAGTTCATCATAAGTAATTACAGGATAGACGTAAGCAAATCTATCGTTGTTATAGATAAGCACCCGCACTATAACTCGAGTCGCTTAGGGAGGTTCTACGCGCTAGACCAGGGGCTTGAGTTGCTTGAGGTGCAGCATCATTACGCTCATGCTCTAGCTACTATGGCTGACCAGAAAATACTTGGGAGACCTACCATAGCTATAGTGGTGGATGGCGTGGGTTATGGCGATGACGGAGCTATCTGGGGTGGTGAAGTCTTGACTATAAGTGAGGACCTAAGCTACAATAGAGTAGGTTTTCTCTCATACATGCCCTTCGCGGGCGACGAATCTACATACAGGCCAGCTAGGTATCTGGTCTCCAGCCTCCTCACTTTCATGAGTCCCGAAGAGGTTAAAGATGTAGCTCTAAAGCTAGGTTTTGAAAAAGGACTGAAAGATCTTGAGGAGATAGATATCTTGTACACTCTAGTTAAGCACGGCAAATATGTGAAGTCCTCGTCTACTGGAAGGTTTCTAGACGCTATCTCCGCATTACTGGGGGTATGCTACGCGAGAACGTACGAGGGTGAGCCTGCCATAACGTTAGAAGCTTTCTCACGCGGTGGCGAGGTAGTTAACGACTTAATCGAAGACTTTAAAGTCTCGTATTCTGATGGAGCCTACGTGATTGATTTGAAGGCATTTCTAAGTAAGGCTGTTGAGACTCTAACTAATACTGACTTGAGGACGCGCGTGAAAGCCGATATAGGAGTTACTAGTCAGTACGGGTTAGGAGCTGCTTTAGGAAGGATAGTAGTTAAGGTGATAGACAGCGGGTATTTCAAGCCTGACTTCATCGTCTTAGGTGGTGGTGCTGCAGTGAATGATTTCTTAGTGAGTGGAATTAGAGATTCTCTTAAAGAGCTTGAGATACCTATACTAACGCCTGATAGAGTCCCTCTCAATGATGGTGGGGTACCTCTAGGTCAAGTAGCTTCTGTATTATCAACTCAAAAATAATCATAATGAGTCCCCAAATATTTTTAAGCCAATCCATGCTTATGAGTCTGGGATTAAGGAAGGTGTTGAATAGATGGAGAGAGTCAAGATAATCAAGTACTCACCTTGGCTAGTGCACTTCAACACCGGTGCATGCAACGGTTGCGATATTGAGGTTCTCGCGTCTATAACGCCACACTACGACCCTGAGAGATTCGGGGTTAGGCTTGCTCCTTCCGTGAGACACGGCGACGTGCTGATTGTCACAGGGGTTGTGACAAAAAAAGCTGCTGAAAGGCTTAAGAGACTCTATGAGCAAATGCCTGAACCCAAGTTTGTTGTAGCCGTAGGTGCTTGCGCTCTTAGCGGTGGTGTTTTTCACGGTTCTTACCCGGTCGTGGGCGGGGCTGATAAGGTAGTTAAGGTTGACGTCTACGTGCCTGGATGTCCGCCTAGACCAGAAGCCATACTTGAAGGCATCATTAAGTTACTCAAGAAGTTAGAGGGAGGTGATGGCGACGGGCCTAAGCCCAGTTGATCTACTCAAGGAATATATGGTTAAGTCTTATACTATGAAACCTAATAGGACAGTTGTTGAGATAGAGGCGAGCAAGCTTAGAGAAGTATTTACTAAGCTGGTTGAGGCCCTAGGTAGAGAAGCTTTATATCTTGCCACTATAGAAGGCACGGACTTCCCTGAGAAGAACCTCATACGAATTGATTACTTCATTAACGTGTTTAAGCATGACACGTACTTAGTGCTCCGTGCTTACCTGCCTAGAGAGAATCCAGTCATACCGTCAGTGATTGACCTAATTCCAGGCGCTCTCGCAGGCGAGCTAGAGACTCACGACCTCTTAGGAATACTATTTGAGGGGAACAGCTACTTAAGAAGGTCTTTCTTCGTCCCGGAAGACTTATCATCTAAAGGCGTCTATCCATTAAGGAAAGACTCAGGTGTTTAAGATGGAAGCCACACACCTCATCGAGATACCAGTAACTGTTGAGATACCTGTAGGTCCTCAACACCCAGCACTACATGAGCCCCTGTTATTGAAGCTCTACGCAGACGGAGAGAGAATAATTAAAGTTGACGTCATGACTGGTTATAATCATAGGGGTGTGGAGAAGCTAGCCGAGAAGAACTCTTTTTATAGAGACATATTTATTGTTGGGCGTGTCTGCGGTATATGCAACACAGTTCACGCTAATTGCTACGTTAGAGCACTTGAGTACATACTCGGCGTAGACCCGCCACCTAGAGCTAAGTACTTAAGAGTTCTTGCGATGGAGCTAGAGAGAATACATAGTCATATGCTCATACTAGCTGTGACGGCAGAGCTAGCCGGATACGAGACTTTATTCATGTATTTGATGAGAGATAGAGAATACATCATGAAATCTAAGGAAATACTGACTGGACAGAGAGTAATGGCTGATTACATGATGGTTGGCGGAGTTAGGAGAGACTTAGACGAGGTGAAGGCCTCCAGAATATTAGACATGGTTAAGAGAGTCGAGGAGAGAATAAGGTATTATCATAGGGTTTTTCAAGAAGACGTGACAATAAACAGGAGGTTAAGAGATGCTGGTAGGATAAAACACGCAGATGCTTTAGCTCACTCCTTAGTAGGACCTGTAGCTAGGGGTTCTGGCGTTAAAACAGATGTGAGAGTTCAAGACAAGTACGACGCATACGGCGATATACCGTTTAATGTCATTACAGAAGACTATGGCGACAGCTACGCGAGAGCTATGGTGAGGTTCGGGGAGCTCTACGAGTCTATAAACATGGTGAAGTATATCTTGACGCACTTACCTCAAGGCAATCCAGTACCTGATGAGAAGAGATTACCCAGGAGATTCCCAGTTGACGAGTCTTACGCGGTTGTTGAAGCTCCTAGAGGCGAGTTAACATATTATGTCAGCAGTTCTGGTAGTGATAAGCCTTATAGAGTCAAGATAAGAACTCCCTCACTAAACAACATAGTTAACTCCGCTTTTGCTTACGTTGATCAGATGATAGCTGACGTGCCGATTATTTTGGGGAGTTTTGATCCGTGC
The window above is part of the Zestosphaera sp. genome. Proteins encoded here:
- the pyrD gene encoding dihydroorotate dehydrogenase PyrD, which codes for MSSHNVDLSTTLAGVRLKHVLMNASGILGATPEHIVRLASYGLAAVVTKTFTEKPRGGYGPPIILKLKNCGYINAVGLANPGIELLPQVVKKGKELNLVTIVSVGGSSLEEFIKVSTVALDSGADMLELNLGCPHTKGYGLDIGSDPTNVYEVVKAVSSLSSVPVIAKLGLSDNYVKSSGKALEGGARALTLINTIKAMVIDVYSAKPVLSNVFGGMSGPPIHPVAVKVVYDVYKEYEPDIVGVGGIVDWVSAAEFILAGAKALQIGSALSTKPKEIIDSVLKGLREWVSELGYTRIADLVGLAHKK
- a CDS encoding dihydroorotate dehydrogenase, yielding MSRVWSPRSGDEGQHEHIHSVTPARVYLNNVLSNRFRMIKIKPLHSLKTPEPPQFFMVWVPGVDEIPLSVADYDGETITFIYEVKGAGTNALSRLGPGSYLGLKGPLGKPLNIVEGFSTLLVVGGSGVAPTPYITKYLASRGCRFEVVWGVKKRSELFNLGSIMSGVEYIHIATEDCSVGYCGLASELARELVNKYKYDLIIGVGPKGMLKSLCEVTSGLNTYVVLETIVKCGLGLCGSCVLPNTDKLLCVDGPAFKCEEVMQYLKS
- a CDS encoding small multi-drug export protein, giving the protein MTLSITNIFLVILSALAPVSEVRGAIPLAYAISQDSSVRWLLIILAVLCNSLIPFVALEILRFLENSLLNSSNRLVKIVARLYSRLVCKARREGLKYLGKWGYLGLTAFVAVPLPVTGAWTASLITHVFGLDKLRASLAIVVGVLIASVIVVLAMEGVIALINLL
- a CDS encoding nickel-dependent hydrogenase large subunit is translated as MEATHLIEIPVTVEIPVGPQHPALHEPLLLKLYADGERIIKVDVMTGYNHRGVEKLAEKNSFYRDIFIVGRVCGICNTVHANCYVRALEYILGVDPPPRAKYLRVLAMELERIHSHMLILAVTAELAGYETLFMYLMRDREYIMKSKEILTGQRVMADYMMVGGVRRDLDEVKASRILDMVKRVEERIRYYHRVFQEDVTINRRLRDAGRIKHADALAHSLVGPVARGSGVKTDVRVQDKYDAYGDIPFNVITEDYGDSYARAMVRFGELYESINMVKYILTHLPQGNPVPDEKRLPRRFPVDESYAVVEAPRGELTYYVSSSGSDKPYRVKIRTPSLNNIVNSAFAYVDQMIADVPIILGSFDPCVSCMERAVITDLRRGLKYRVPLKALGGVKK
- the hypF gene encoding carbamoyltransferase HypF, which codes for MPVLRLVIEGIVQGVGFRPFLHRLGLRLGVKGYLRNVGGSEVEVVVEGDYETLASFVKKLMSDKPPTARVEGIDIEVLNDTGGFRDFTILSSDVKAIKRSMIPPDFAICDDCLREVLDPSSRRYRYAFNSCAWCGPRFTMMYRVPYDRENTSMSKYRLCDECSREYSNVEDLRRYHAQGISCPADGPRLWLTDNTGVLIETRDPIKEASKLIEEGFIVAVKGIGGYHVASLATDDDVVLKLRTRKERPTKPFAIMGLDTQVLREIVIVDEKAEELLKSPERPIVLLPKKQDSRVSKHVSPNMDVEGVFIAYTALHYLLLLDTRDKFLIMTSGNPKGQPMCVSEECVYGKLNKIVDYVLTHDREIVNRADDSVVRFTNGKPVLLRRGRGYAPTWIKIGRKLPKNVIAFGAELQSAGAVGFEDKVVLTQYIGDADDLDTLEDLSKYLKFIISNYRIDVSKSIVVIDKHPHYNSSRLGRFYALDQGLELLEVQHHYAHALATMADQKILGRPTIAIVVDGVGYGDDGAIWGGEVLTISEDLSYNRVGFLSYMPFAGDESTYRPARYLVSSLLTFMSPEEVKDVALKLGFEKGLKDLEEIDILYTLVKHGKYVKSSSTGRFLDAISALLGVCYARTYEGEPAITLEAFSRGGEVVNDLIEDFKVSYSDGAYVIDLKAFLSKAVETLTNTDLRTRVKADIGVTSQYGLGAALGRIVVKVIDSGYFKPDFIVLGGGAAVNDFLVSGIRDSLKELEIPILTPDRVPLNDGGVPLGQVASVLSTQK
- the nuoB gene encoding NADH-quinone oxidoreductase subunit NuoB, whose amino-acid sequence is MERVKIIKYSPWLVHFNTGACNGCDIEVLASITPHYDPERFGVRLAPSVRHGDVLIVTGVVTKKAAERLKRLYEQMPEPKFVVAVGACALSGGVFHGSYPVVGGADKVVKVDVYVPGCPPRPEAILEGIIKLLKKLEGGDGDGPKPS
- a CDS encoding NADH-quinone oxidoreductase subunit C, encoding MKPNRTVVEIEASKLREVFTKLVEALGREALYLATIEGTDFPEKNLIRIDYFINVFKHDTYLVLRAYLPRENPVIPSVIDLIPGALAGELETHDLLGILFEGNSYLRRSFFVPEDLSSKGVYPLRKDSGV